A region of the Emcibacteraceae bacterium genome:
TGAGCAACCTTTTAACTCTGGGTGTCAAAGCGGGCATTATGAGCCTTATTCTGTAGCCTGCTTTAACTGTCGCTCTGTAGAGAAATAATATCTGAATAAACCCGGCAACGCTCACCCCTATTGCCAAGGTATGTGCGGGTGTTTCCATCGAATTCGACCCAAAAACCAGTGCCGAGATCATACATAAATTTAATATAATCGGCGTGGCTGCCGTTTCAGCAAATTTACCGAGCGAATTAAGAATGCCTGCCAGCAACGAAACGAGGGAAACAAATAAAATAAACGGAAAAGTAAATCTTGTCAGCGTCACGGCTAGATCAAATTTGGCGACATTATCCGTAAAACCATTTGCCATCACATAAATAAGGGCTGGCGTAAATAATTCCATTAAACCAACAAAAAGAAGCAGTGTTATCGCGAGACAGGCAAATGCCTCTTCTGCAAAGCGCAGTGCCTGTTCCTTCCCACCCTTTTCAAGGGTCACTGAAAAAATTGGTACAAATGATGCGCTGAAAGCACCCTCTGCAAAGAGACGTCTGAAAAAATTAGGGAGTTTGAAGGCAACGACAAAACAGTCCGATACTGTACCAGCCCCCAAGACAGCCGCCATAAAAATGTCCCGTACAAAACCGAGAACACGGCTTATCATGGTAAAACTTCCAAAAATAACTGTGGCTTTGAGCATAGACATCTAATTATCCACCGTCAGAACATTCATCAGTTTTTCTTCTATGAGCTCTAATCTTTTTTCGTTGGTGATTTTATGTCCAAAAATATCCCGAACGAAAAACACTGTTATTGCCCGCTCTCCATATGTCGCAATATGCGCTGAACTGATAGAAATTTTCAAATCAAATAAAACCTGACTGAGATCAAACAGATAGCCGATACGGTCCCGACCATTTAGTTCAATAACGGTCCTGGTGTTGCTGGCTTTATTATCAATAAGCACTCTGGGTTCAACCTTGAACACATCCGTTCTTAATTTTTTGATGCGCCGTCGATCAAAAACTTCTCTTGGTCTAAGTTTTCCAGACAGTGTATCTCTTATATTCTGCTCAAGTTTTTCAAGTTTTCTTTTATCCTTAAAAACCTGCCCTTCCGCATCCTGTATTCTGAATGAGTCGAGCGCCATACCGTCTTTGGTTGTAAAGATGCGCGCATCCTGAATAGAGGCACCACTTAAGGCAATTGCACCGGTCAGTCGGGCAAATAGCCCCGGATGATCCTGTGTATAGATACTTAATTCAGAAATATCCTGAAAATCGTCAATATGAATATTAACGGTGAAATTATCATTATATTTATCCGCTAAATCAATCATTAGTGCGTTTCGCACCAAATCTTCAACCGGCATCGCATGCCAGTAAGTATTATAAAAACGACGGGTGTATTTTTCGAATTTCTTGTCTGACCATTCCGGTAGAGCTTCCTTAAGTTCCGCTTTTATACTATCAACATGGTAACTATTTTCATATTTTACCTGACCCCCCAACAGATATTCGGCAGAACGGCTATATAAATCCCTTAATAATTGCCCTTTCCATCCGTTCCAGACTTTTGGTCCAACGGCACGGATATCTACCACGGTAAGCACCAGAAGCAGTCTTAGTCTTTCCGGACTTTGCACCTGACCAGCAAAATCAGCAATCGTTTTTGGATCACTCAAATCACGCTTAAATGCTGAATAGGTCATCAGCAAATGCCAGCGGACCAGCCAGGCAACTGTCTCAGTCTCCGCCGATGTCAGGCCAAAGCGCGGACATAATTTCTGGGCAACCTCCTCACCCAGTATGGAATGATCGCCTTTTCTTCCTTTTGCAATATCATGCAGGAAAACTGACAGATAAAGCACACGGCGCGACAATACTTTATGAATGATGTCATTTGACAGCGGATGTTCATCCGCTAGCAATCCACGCTCAAGCTGAGAAAGGAGTTCAATTGCCCGGATCGTATGTTCATCAACGGTATAAACATGATACATGTCATACTGCATTTGCGCCACAACCCGACCAAAATCTGGCACAAATCGACCAAGAACACCAACCTCGTTCATCAGTCGCAATGCGAAACCGGGGCCATCCTTAAATGTCATTATTTCAAGAAAAATTTCATTTGCTTTTTGATTGTTACGGGTGCGACCTTTAATTAATTTGAGATTTTGCCACATCATTCTGAGCGCCCTTGGGTGAATATCAAGGGCATATTTTTGCGCAACATGAAAAATCTCGATCATTTTGACAGGATCTTCCTCAATCTCTTCTACATTTTTAAAACTTAACCGGCTTCCTTCTATGGGAAATCCTTCAATGCTTTTCGATCTGAATGAAAAGTTGGAAAGACGGATTGGTTTTCGTTTGTGTTTCTCTTCCAGATAGGCACAAAAAATTCTTGTCAGGTCCCCAACTGTTTTTGCTGTAAGGAAAAAATGTTTCATAAACCGTTCAACCCCGGACATATTGGGACGGTCAGTATAACCCAGTTTTTCAGCAAGTATTTTCTGTACATCAAATGTGATGCGCTCTTCCGGCCTTCCCGCAAAATAATGCAGTTGGAAACGCACAGCCCAGAGAAAATCTTCTGCCTTCTGGAATTCTTTATATTCGTCCTGCGAAAAAACGCCTTTTTCCACAATTTCATTCAGGCTGTTTACCTTATAAATGAATTTGGCAATCCAGAATAAAGTATGTAGGTCGCGAAGCCCACCCTTGCCTTCTTTCAGATTTGGCTCAACAACATAGCGCGTATCCCCAAGTCTTTTATGACGCTCGTCACGTTCCTGAAGTTTTTCTTCAGTAAATTCCGGCGCATTTCCCTTTACGATTTTTCTTTCATATTTGGCAGAAAGCTCTTCATATAAAGACCTGTCACCCCAAATATAGCGCATTTCAAGAAGTGCCGTCTTAATGGTGAGGTCCGTATGGCAAAGGCGGATACTTTCATCAATGGTCCTCACGGCATGACCTACGACAAACCCCATATCCCAAAGAATATAAAGCATATATTCAACCACCTGTTCGCTCCAGGCGGTCTTTTTATAGGGAAGAATAAATAAGAGATCGATATCGGAATATGGTGCCATTTCCTGCCTGCCATATCCTCCGAATGCGGCGAGGCATAAACGTTCACTTTTTGTCGGGTTTGCCAGATGATAGACATAATCCGTAACCACATCATAAAGCATATGCACTATTTCATCGGTCAGAAAACTTTGAGCATTAGCCAGATTTACACCTGTTTCACCATTATCTGCACGCTCCCTGATATGCTGAAACCCACTGTCATAGGCATTTTTCATAAGCTCCAGCAATGGTCCCCGGATTTGATCCGGTCCAAATTTTTCCTTTAAAGCGTCAAGCTTTTCTGCCTGATCCTTGCGATTGAAAATATCGCGATGTTTTCTAATGCGTGTCATCTATTTTTTTCGACAACTCTTTTAATTTATATAACATTTCCAGTGCATCTCTCGGGCTATAGTCATCCGGGCTTAGTGACTTAATGGCTTGCTCAAGTTCTGATGATTCTTTATTTTTTTCGACACTTTTTTCATGAAGGGCAGAAAAAAGTGGTAAATCATCACTTAGAGCTTCCATCTTCTGTCCCTGTGCCACACCCTGTCCATCTGCCCCGCCCTGCTCAAGACTATGAAGCACCTGTTTTGCCCGTTCAACAACGACCGACGGCAACCCGGCAAGTTTAGCCACCTGAATGCCATATGACCGATCTGCTGAGCCTTCTGATACTTCATGCAGAAAAATAAC
Encoded here:
- a CDS encoding [protein-PII] uridylyltransferase; this translates as MTRIRKHRDIFNRKDQAEKLDALKEKFGPDQIRGPLLELMKNAYDSGFQHIRERADNGETGVNLANAQSFLTDEIVHMLYDVVTDYVYHLANPTKSERLCLAAFGGYGRQEMAPYSDIDLLFILPYKKTAWSEQVVEYMLYILWDMGFVVGHAVRTIDESIRLCHTDLTIKTALLEMRYIWGDRSLYEELSAKYERKIVKGNAPEFTEEKLQERDERHKRLGDTRYVVEPNLKEGKGGLRDLHTLFWIAKFIYKVNSLNEIVEKGVFSQDEYKEFQKAEDFLWAVRFQLHYFAGRPEERITFDVQKILAEKLGYTDRPNMSGVERFMKHFFLTAKTVGDLTRIFCAYLEEKHKRKPIRLSNFSFRSKSIEGFPIEGSRLSFKNVEEIEEDPVKMIEIFHVAQKYALDIHPRALRMMWQNLKLIKGRTRNNQKANEIFLEIMTFKDGPGFALRLMNEVGVLGRFVPDFGRVVAQMQYDMYHVYTVDEHTIRAIELLSQLERGLLADEHPLSNDIIHKVLSRRVLYLSVFLHDIAKGRKGDHSILGEEVAQKLCPRFGLTSAETETVAWLVRWHLLMTYSAFKRDLSDPKTIADFAGQVQSPERLRLLLVLTVVDIRAVGPKVWNGWKGQLLRDLYSRSAEYLLGGQVKYENSYHVDSIKAELKEALPEWSDKKFEKYTRRFYNTYWHAMPVEDLVRNALMIDLADKYNDNFTVNIHIDDFQDISELSIYTQDHPGLFARLTGAIALSGASIQDARIFTTKDGMALDSFRIQDAEGQVFKDKRKLEKLEQNIRDTLSGKLRPREVFDRRRIKKLRTDVFKVEPRVLIDNKASNTRTVIELNGRDRIGYLFDLSQVLFDLKISISSAHIATYGERAITVFFVRDIFGHKITNEKRLELIEEKLMNVLTVDN